In the genome of Palaemon carinicauda isolate YSFRI2023 chromosome 13, ASM3689809v2, whole genome shotgun sequence, one region contains:
- the LOC137652398 gene encoding uncharacterized protein has product MFDLKDFIRSPSGEKLEGITKIDWIVLARYYNVEVSESARKQEISNKVSEALMNLGILSDKEALLLMNWEKEEADSQQSASDNNTEDSTSEEEGAKAVREKTKSLKEALLLMNWEKEEADSQQSASDNNTEDSTSEEEGAKAVREKTKSLKVKPKKSKLVYEGMSVEQMQIHLQIVRLGNEKAVELKRLEAEVEQKRIELEIKKIEVEGKSKVALKSFQVDNAVKSVPIFVENEVDSFFLQFEKVAEQREWPRTSWSTLVQTSFRGKAREVFAALSLDDSKDYERVKSEVLKAYEWVPERYREKFRSWIKRDGHTHMEYAREQRLWYDRWINAREVNGGFGKLQELILLEQFKDGINPLIKTYLDERDVDNVVEATRLSDNYALTHKLYHTDVTPKIGRNRVWEERQNYKAQGKTTSSQVSSGGVYNKSFNRGFRGASQNSYGPSVSAGKAGSSGNDQFTPRYQNVGENFRDFVCFSCGKPGHISRSCPHRTENRPIQVVNKVKDKPVHSKKDDHKPENTIALLNQPQACGDISPCLFASPLRPGKSYCNNSIDNNVCNVDENIGYKMGNNCVQNVNNVGYVETNVKENRMAFPEESTKSKGTELYDPFMGEGWLHLPCVEKKKVRWLRDTGAVQSVMVRNMYDQWKDTGEYVILRGFGPEFSAPLVEVKLETPLISGFVKIALVREIPVSGVELILGNDLCGNKVFGSSNPILTEKPSNSSSITEVECTFPNIFLACAVTTRSKSAEGKVKDDDGLDLQNLFTDSPETHVSKVSTPLRMLKVNKEEFVKSQIEDENLKVIRDNALVDINDIEKEGKCYFVKDGILMRKFKSRNVNDVVEQVIIPNSYKNFVLGIAHDSSYSGHLGINKTYEKLLRYFYWPKMHKDCSEYCKNCDLCQKVGKAQHDPKVMPLQPIEVPGEPFERLVLDCVGPLPRSSKGNEYLLTIMCSATRFPEAIPLRTVSADKIIEALNKFFSLVGLPKEVQTDQGTNFTSKKFKSFLACQNIKHCLSSPYHPQSQGVVERFHRTFKTMLRTYCCENEKEWDVYIPMLLFAVRDSVHSSLGYSPFQLVYVHQVRSPMEVIKNQLISDEKDSITLQEMKEKIKKIWKVAHENLEMVQEGMKRNYDKKAAKRELDIGDKVLVYLPTSGKVFNQKYIGPCTVKEKVSDVNYRIQFPTGRRKVKTFHINKLKRYNESSGVLSIAKADDEKDVEGEFEVRIKNTEYLRDYEKFSKLCIHLSDEQQQDFKVLIKNFSDLFSDHPKRIKGVQHKIRLEEETPISQRPYRMSPRQQQQLKTEVAYLLKHGLAEESHSEWASPCILVDKPDGSARMCTDYRKESACYQRRGSLR; this is encoded by the exons ATGTTTGATTTGAAAGATTTCATACGTAGTCCTAGTGGTGAAAAGTTAGAAGGTATTACTAAAATAGACTGGATTGTTCTAGCTAGGTACTATAATGTAGAAGTATCAGAatctgcaaggaagcaagaaatCTCAAATAAAGTAAGTGAGGCGCTAATGAATTTAGGCATTTTGTCTGATAAGGAAGCGTTGTTACTAATGAATTGGGAAAAGGAAGAAGCTGATAGCCAGCAaagtgctagtgataataatacagaGGATAGTACAAGTGAAGAGGAAGGTGCCAAAGCCGTACGTGAAAAAACCAAGTCACTTAAG GAAGCGTTGTTACTAATGAATTGGGAAAAGGAAGAAGCTGATAGCCAGCAaagtgctagtgataataatacagaGGATAGTACAAGTGAAGAGGAAGGTGCCAAAGCCGTACGTGAAAAAACCAAGTCACTTAAGGTCAAACCAAAAAAGTCTAAACTTGTTTATGAAGGGATGAGTGTTGAGCAGATGCAGATTCATTTGCAAATAGTTAGATTAGGAAATGAGAAAGCTGTCGAACTTAAAAGATTAGAAGCTGAGGTTGAGCAAAAGAGGATAGAACTAGAGATAAAGAAAATTGAAGTAGAAGGAAAGTCCAAAGTAGCACTAAAGTCTTTTCAGGTAGACAACGCAGTAAAAAGTGTGCCCATTTTTGTTGAGAATgaagtagattctttttttttacaatttgagaaAGTAGCAGAACAGCGTGAATGGCCGAGAACGTCGTGGAGCACGTTGGTTCAAACCTCTTTTCGAGGAAAGGCTAGGGAAGTATTTGCTGCCTTATCTTTGGATGATTCTAAGGATTATGAGAGAGTTAAATCTGAGGTTTTGAAAGCTTATGAATGGGTGCCTGAGAGGTATAGAGAGAAGTTCAGAAGCTGGATAAAAAGAGATGGTCACACTCATATGGAGTATGCACGGGAACAACGCCTGTGGTATGATAGGTGGATAAATGCCAGAGAAGTTAATGGTGGTTTCGGTAAACTTCAGGAACTTATCTTGCTTGAGCAGTTTAAGGATGGTATTAATCCACTTATTAAGACATATTTGGATGAACGTGATGTAGATAATGTGGTTGAAGCCACTAGATTGTCTGATAATTACGCATTGACCCATAAGCTGTATCATACTGACGTCACTCCTAAAATTGGAAGGAACAGAGTGTGGGAAGAGCGTCAAAATTACAAGGCACAAGGTAAGACTACGAGTTCACAGGTATCATCAGGGGGAGTTTataataaatcctttaatagagGTTTTAGAGGGGCAAGTCAAAATAGTTATGGTCCTAGTGTtagtgctggaaaagcaggatccagtggaaatgatcagtttacaccccgttatcaaaatgtaggcgaaaattttagagattttgtatgtttcagttgtGGCAAACCAGGACACATCAGTAGGAGTTGTCCACATCGCACAGAAAACCGTCCAATTCAAGTGGtaaataaagttaaagataaacCTGTACATTCTAAGAAGGATGATCATAAACCTGAAAATACTATTGCATTGTTAAATCAACCGCAAGCATGTGGTGACATTAGTCCTTGTTTGTTTGCTTCTCCCCTTAGGCCAGGTAAGAGTTACTGTAACAATAGCATTGATAATAATGTATGTAATGTTGATGAGAATATTGGTTACAAAATGGGTAACAATTGTGTTCAAAATGTTAATAATGTTGGTTATGTTGagactaatgtaaaagaaaatagaatggcaTTTCCTGAAGAGAGTACCAAATCCAAAGGTACTGAATTGTATGACCCTTTTATGGGAGAAGGTTGGTTACACCTCCcttgtgttgaaaaaaagaaagtaaggtgGTTAAGAGATACCGGAGCGGTACAGTCTGTAATGGTAAGAAATATGTATGACCAGTGGAAGGATACTGGAGAGTATGTAATTCTGCGTGGGTTTGGTCCTGAATTCTCGGCTCCATTAGTAGAAGTAAAGTTGGAAACTCCGTTAATTTCGGGTTTTGTTAAAATTGCTTTGGTGAGAGAAATCCCAGTGTCGGGAGTAGAGTTAATTCTTGGAAATGATTTATGTGGAAACAAAGTTTTTGGTAGCAGTAATCCAATTTTGACAGAAAAACCCTCTAATTCTTCATCTATTACAGAAGTTGAATGTACATTTCCAAACATATTTCTTGCTTGTGCAGTTACTACAAGAAGTAAGAGTGCCGAAGGAAAGGTAAAGGATGACGACGGTTTGGATTTACAAAACTTGTTTACAGACAGTCCAGAAACACATGTAAGTAAAGTCAGTACTCCTTTGCGAATGCTGAAAGTTAATAAGGAAGAATTTGTTAAATCTCAAATTGAAGATGAGAATTTGAAGGTAATAAGAGATAATGCccttgttgatataaatgatatCGAGAAGGAAGGCAAGTGTTACTTTGTTAAGGATGGAATCCTAATGAGGAAGTTTAAGAGTAGAAATGTTAATGATGTTGTAGAACAAGTGATTATTCCAAATAGTTATAAGAATTTTGTTCTAGGTATTGCTCATGACAGTAGTTATTCTGGACATTTAGGTATAAACAAAACTTATGAGAAATTATTGAGGTATTTTTATTGGCCTAAGATGCACAAAGATTGTAGTGAATATTGTAAAAATTGTGATTTATGTCAAAAAGTAGGTAAAGCTCAACATGACCCTAAAGTGATGCCATTGCAACCCATTGAAGTTCCAGGTGAACCCTTTGAAAGACTGGTTTTGGATTGTGTGGGACCTCTTCCTAGGTCTAGTAAAGGCAACGAGTATTTGCTGACAATTATGTGTAGTGCTACCAGATTTCCAGAAGCTATTCCTTTAAGAACTGTGAGTGCTGATAAGATAATAGAAGCACTTAATAAGTTCTTCTCGCTGGTTGGTTTGCCAAAAGAAGTACAAACTGACCAAGGAACCAACTTTACGTCAAAAAAGTTTAAATCATTTTTAGCCTGTCAGAATATTAAGCATTGCTtatcatctccttatcacccacagagccaaggagtggtcgaacgatttcatcgaaccttcaaaaccatgcttcgcacgtactgttgtgaaaatgaaaaggaatgggaTGTCTACATCCCAATGTTGCTATTTGCCGTTCGTGATAGCGTACATTCATCGTTGGGGTATTCTCCTTTTCAGTTAGTATATGTCCATCAGGTAAGGTCGCCCATGGAGGtgataaaaaatcaattgatttcagatgaaaaggattctatcactttacaagaaatgaaggaaaaaataaagaaaatatggaaagtagCACATGAGAATCTCGAAATGGTACAAGAAGGGATGAAAAGAAACTACGACAAAAAGGCTGCAAAACGTGAACTCGACATCGGAGACAAGGTTCTAGTGTATCTCCCTACATCTGGTAAGGTTTTTAACCAGAAGTATATAGGACCTTGCACGGTGAAAGAAAAAGTAAGTGATGTTAACTATCGAATTCAATTTCCTACAGGACGAAGGAAAGTtaaaactttccatattaacaagtTGAAAAGGTATAATGAATCCAGTGGAGTGTTGTCAATTGCAAAAGCGGATGATGAAAAAGATGTTGAAGGAGAATTTGAAGTTAGGATAAAAAATACTGAGTATTTGAGGGATTATGAAAAATTTAGTAAATTGTGTATTCATTTATCTGATGAGCAGCAGCAGGATTTTAAAGTgcttattaaaaacttttcagatCTGTTTTCAGACCATCCAAAAAGGATAAAAGGAGTACAGCATAAAATCAGGTTGGAAGAGGAGACTCCAATAAGTCAGCGTCCGTACAGAATGTCACCGAGGCAACAACAACAGTTAAAGACCGAAGTTGCTTATTTGCTGAAACACGGACTAGCAGAGGAAAGCCATAGTGAATGGGCTAGCCCATGTATTCTAGTCGACAAACCTGACGGAAGTGCAAGAATGTGTACAGACTATCGAAAGGAAAGTGCTTGTTACCAACGACGTGGCAGTCTCCGATAG